In Salvia hispanica cultivar TCC Black 2014 unplaced genomic scaffold, UniMelb_Shisp_WGS_1.0 HiC_scaffold_86, whole genome shotgun sequence, one genomic interval encodes:
- the LOC125200240 gene encoding hydroxyethylthiazole kinase-like has product MADETLNQAETAANDEKSESWAQLAWTHLECVRNSSSPPLIQCITNLVSMDLVANVLLSAGASPAMIHSVEEIPDFTPKVHALYINVGTLTPAWLPAMKMAAAVANESNRPWILDPVAAGASAFRLKACLELLTLGPTVVRGNGSEILVLFNGSANANFKGADSMHESTDAIEAAKSLARTYGCIVAVSGAVDIVTDGERVVGAKNGVPILQKITATGCAVTALIAAFVAVTPSQPFEATAAALSVFGVAGELGMCSAGGPGSLRMHLIDALHSLDRTAVLQRAKIANVS; this is encoded by the exons ATGGCCGACGAAACACTCAATCAAGCCGAAACCGCCGCCAACGACGAAAAGTCCGAATCTTGGGCCCAGCTAGCGTGGACCCACTTGGAATGTGTACGGAATTCGTCTTCACCGCCGCTAATTCAGTGCATCACAAACCTCGTCTCCATGGATTTGGTCGCTAACGTCCTGCTCTCCGCCGGCGCTTCTCCGGCTATGATACACTCCGTCGAAGAGATCCCAGACTTCACGCCCAAGGTCCACGCTCTCTACATCAACGTCGGAACCCTCACGCCCGCCTGGCTACCGGCGATGAAGATGGCCGCGGCCGTCGCCAATGAGTCCAATAGGCCGTGGATTCTCGACCCCGTCGCCGCCGGAGCTTCCGCTTTCCGGCTGAAGGCGTGCTTGGAGCTGCTTACTCTGGGGCCCACTGTTGTTAGGGGCAATGGCTCTGAGATTTTGGTGCTTTTTAATGGCTCTGCTAATGCCAATTTTAAG GGCGCGGACAGCATGCATGAATCAACGGATGCCATTGAGGCAGCAAAGTCCCTGGCCCGAACCTATGGGTGCATAGTTGCAGTGTCTGGAGCCGTGGACATAGTCACGGATGGGGAGCGCGTCGTGGGTGCCAAAAACGGGGTTCCTATTCTGCAGAAGATTACAGCAACGGGATGCGCGGTGACAGCCCTCATTGCTGCTTTCGTGGCAGTGACTCCATCACAGCCGTTCGAAGCCACTGCTGCTGCACTGTCCGTGTTTGGCGTTGCTGGCGAACTAGGCATGTGCTCTGCTGGAGGTCCAGGCTCGCTGCGGATGCATTTGATTGATGCGCTTCACAGCCTTGATCGAACTGCTGTTCTTCAAAGAGCGAAAATCGCCAACGTTTCGTGA